Proteins from a genomic interval of Cucumis melo cultivar AY chromosome 7, USDA_Cmelo_AY_1.0, whole genome shotgun sequence:
- the LOC103494368 gene encoding scarecrow-like protein 15 yields the protein MRVPVSNNQLSLPSSTPNPNPKLHSSPSTIAFHTPTTISTAATTCYEPTSVLDLRRSPSPVAPDNPLSSSDDRHNNHPLDWDEQALHNLDWDSIMGDLGLHDDSNSSLKNNTNHDHVPHFPEFLHSQSLDQTSHLLPPDFFLSEPFSNHSPTILQSFNSFNPNNPSLDFLEDLVAAADCFDSNDFQLAHVILERLNQRLQSTSSTNPLHRAAFFFKEALQSLLSPSPNRHNRLSSWPDIVHTIKAYKAFSVISPIPMFSHFTTNQALLEALNSSSIIHIIDFDIGFGGQYASFMKEIVEKAESRNVVPPVLRITAIVPEEFAIESRLIRENLCQFAQDLKIRFHIDLVPLRTFQTLSFKSVKFMEGEKSAILLSPTIFSRLGSINSVASFLADVRRVSPCVVVFVDGDGWSDSGATSFKRNLMDSLEFYALMLESLDAAGASCEWVRRIETFVVRPKILAAVEGAGRMAAPPWREVFHGAGMKPVALSQFADFQAECLLGKVQVRGFQIGKRNAELVLCWHERPLVATSAWRC from the coding sequence ATGAGAGTTCCTGTTTCCAATAACCAATTATCCTTACCCTCTTCTACTCCTAACCCAAATCCTAAACTCCATTCCTCTCCTTCTACCATCGCCTTCCACACTCCCACCACCATCTCCACCGCCGCCACTACGTGTTACGAGCCCACCTCCGTCCTTGATCTCCGCCGCAGTCCTAGCCCCGTGGCGCCCGACAACCCCCTCTCCTCTTCTGATGACCGCCACAACAACCATCCTCTAGATTGGGATGAACAAGCTCTTCATAATTTGGATTGGGACTCCATTATGGGTGATTTGGGCTTACATGATGACTCCAATTCTTCTCTAAAAAACAACACCAATCATGATCATGTTCCTCACTTTCCTGAATTTCTCCACTCCCAATCCTTGGATCAAACCTCCCACCTTCTTCCCCCTGATTTCTTCCTCTCTGAACCCTTCTCAAATCACTCCCCCACCATCCTCCAATCCTTCAATTCCTTCAATCCCAACAACCCATCTCTTGATTTCCTTGAAGATCTTGTCGCCGCTGCCGATTGCTTCGATTCCAACGATTTCCAACTTGCTCATGTGATATTGGAACGGCTCAATCAACGCCTTCAATCCACTTCCTCCACTAACCCCCTTCACCGGGCTGCTTTCTTCTTCAAAGAAGCTCTTCAATCTCTCCTTTCTCCCTCTCCCAATCGCCATAATCGACTCTCGTCCTGGCCCGATATCGTCCATACCATCAAAGCTTACAAGGCCTTCTCTGTTATTTCTCCGATCCCCATGTTTTCTCACTTCACCACCAATCAAGCCCTTCTCGAAGCTCTCAACTCTTCCTCAATCATTCATATTATTGATTTCGACATCGGATTTGGTGGGCAGTACGCATCTTTCATGAAGGAGATCGTCGAAAAAGCAGAGTCTAGGAATGTTGTTCCGCCGGTTCTTCGGATTACCGCCATCGTGCCGGAAGAATTTGCCATTGAGAGTAGGTTGATTAGAGAGAACCTCTGCCAATTCGCGCAGGATTTGAAAATTCGATTTCATATAGATCTAGTCCCACTTCGAACTTTCCAGACGTTGTCTTTCAAATCCGTGAAATTCATGGAAGGAGAGAAGTCGGCGATTCTGTTAAGTCCCACCATCTTTTCCCGTCTTGGGAGTATAAATAGCGTAGCCTCTTTTCTCGCCGACGTGCGGAGAGTGTCGCCGTGTGTCGTCGTGTTCGTCGACGGTGACGGGTGGTCGGACTCTGGCGCAACGTCGTTCAAGAGGAATTTGATGGATAGTCTAGAGTTTTACGCACTGATGTTGGAGTCGTTGGACGCGGCGGGGGCTAGCTGTGAGTGGGTGCGGAGGATCGAAACGTTCGTAGTCCGGCCGAAAATACTGGCGGCAGTTGAAGGGGCGGGGAGAATGGCGGCGCCGCCGTGGAGGGAGGTGTTCCATGGGGCCGGGATGAAACCGGTGGCACTGAGTCAGTTTGCAGATTTTCAAGCGGAGTGCTTACTTGGCAAAGTACAAGTTCGAGGGTTCCAAATAGGCAAACGAAATGCTGAGCTGGTGCTGTGTTGGCATGAGAGGCCTCTAGTCGCCACGTCGGCATGGAGGTGCTAA
- the LOC103494369 gene encoding scarecrow-like protein 15 — MRVPVPNHQSSSLSSSTPKLHSEPTSVLDLHRTPSPVAPDNPLSSAHDRHNNHPLDWDEQALHNLDWDSIMGDLGLHDDSNSSLKNNTSHDHVPNFPEFLHSQSLDQTSHLLPPDFFISEPFSNHPPTILQSFNSFNSNNPSLDFLEDLVAAADCFDSNDFQLAHVILERLNQRLQSTSSAKPIHRAAFFIKEALQSLLSPSTNRYNRLSSWSDIVHTIKAYKAFSSISPILMFSHFTTNQALLEALNASSFIHIIDFDIGFGGQYASFMKELAEKAESKNIAPPVLRITAVMPEELAIESRLIRENLFQFAQDLKIRFHIDLVPLRTFQTLSFKSVKFMEGEKVAILLTPSIFRRLGSVNVVASFLTDIQQVSPCVVVFVDGEGWSDSGGASFKKNLVKNLEFYATMLESLDATGVSGEWVRRIETFVLRPKIFATVEGGGGMAAPPWREVFDGAGMRPVALSQFADFQAECLLGKVQVRGFQVGRRHAELVLCWHERPLVATSAWRFKC; from the coding sequence ATGAGAGTTCCTGTTCCCAATCATCAATCATCCTCCTTATCTTCTTCTACTCCTAAACTCCATTCCGAACCCACGTCCGTCCTCGACCTCCACCGCACCCCTAGCCCCGTGGCGCCGGACAATCCCCTCTCCTCCGCCCATGACCGCCACAACAACCATCCTCTAGATTGGGATGAACAGGCTCTTCATAATTTGGATTGGGACTCCATCATGGGTGATTTGGGCTTACATGATGACTCCAATTCTTCTCTAAAAAACAACACTAGTCATGATCATGTTCCTAACTTTCCTGAATTTCTCCACTCCCAATCCTTGGATCAAACCTCCCACCTTCTTCCCCCTGATTTCTTCATCTCTGAACCCTTCTCAAATCACCCTCCCACCATCCTCCAATCCTTCAATTCATTCAATTCCAACAACCCATCTCTCGATTTCCTTGAAGATCTCGTCGCTGCTGCCGATTGCTTCGATTCCAACGATTTCCAACTCGCTCATGTGATATTGGAACGACTCAATCAACGCCTTCAATCCACCTCCTCTGCTAAACCCATTCACCGAGCCGCTTTCTTCATCAAAGAAGCTCTTCAATCTCTTCTCTCTCCCTCTACCAATCGCTATAATCGCCTCTCTTCCTGGTCCGATATCGTCCATACTATCAAAGCTTACAAGGCCTTCTCTTCAATTTCTCCGATTCTAATGTTTTCTCATTTCACCACCAATCAAGCTCTTCTTGAAGCTCTTAATGCTTCTTCTTTCATTCATATTATTGATTTCGATATCGGATTTGGTGGGCAGTACGCCTCTTTCATGAAGGAGCTTGCTGAAAAAGCAGAGTCGAAGAACATCGCTCCGCCGGTGCTTCGGATTACCGCCGTCATGCCGGAGGAATTGGCGATTGAGAGTAGGTTGATTAGAGAGAATCTCTTCCAATTTGCCCAAGATTTGAAAATTCGATTTCATATCGATCTCGTCCCACTTCGAACTTTTCAGACTTTGTCTTTCAAATCGGTGAAATTCATGGAAGGGGAGAAGGTAGCAATTCTGTTAACTCCGAGCATCTTTCGCCGTCTCGGGAGTGTAAACGTCGTAGCCTCTTTTCTCACCGATATTCAACAGGTGTCGCCGTGCGTCGTTGTGTTCGTCGACGGCGAAGGGTGGTCCGACTCCGGCGGGGCGTCGTTCAAGAAGAATTTGGTGAAGAATTTGGAGTTTTATGCCACGATGTTAGAGTCGTTGGACGCGACAGGTGTCAGCGGTGAGTGGGTGCGGAGGATCGAGACGTTCGTACTCCGGCCAAAGATATTCGCGACGGTAGAAGGAGGAGGGGGAATGGCGGCACCGCCGTGGAGAGAGGTGTTCGATGGGGCGGGGATGAGGCCGGTGGCGCTGAGCCAGTTTGCGGATTTTCAAGCGGAGTGCTTACTTGGGAAAGTACAAGTTCGAGGGTTCCAAGTAGGCAGACGACATGCTGAGCTGGTGCTATGCTGGCATGAGAGACCTCTTGTTGCCACGTCGGCGTGGAGGTTTAAGTGTTGA
- the LOC103494367 gene encoding probable protein phosphatase 2C 80, producing the protein MLTRPVSRLNTTSYSGVQKAIAAGHQSGLCYINSLLLGRGELSSKDCRVSHSLPYSTFSISKPLNFSPTFLSNRKSMAASSAKSVSRDVYLENLVTNRRNGLELATPVRVFNHRSYGNFQKARTSLRRKQASNNCLTSHSSIDLMRVKGNCFLQVGLTNLHALPHACYAAGTANSPAFDSNSRDDQFPNSTTLSSKGILGERTLKLLSGSCYLPHPDKEETGGEDAHFICVEEHVVGVADGVGGWADVGIDAGKFARELMSNSINAIQEQPGESVDPAKVLEKAHSGTTAKGSSTACIICLSEKGLHAINLGDSGFIVIRDGSTIFRSPVQQHGFNFTYQLESGNGGDLPSSGEVFMIPVALGDVIVAGTDGLFDNLYSNEISAVVVNAVRSGLEPEATAQNIAALARQRALDRNRQTPFSAAAQEAGYRYYGGKLDDITVVVSYITNFTST; encoded by the exons ATGCTAACAAGACCTGTTTCGAGGCTTAATACTACTTCATACTCTGGTGTTCAGAAAGCAATAGCCGCTGGACATCAAAGTGGGCTGTGCTATATAAACAGTTTGCTGCTTGGACGAGGGGAATTGTCATCGAAGGATTGCCGGGTGTCTCATTCCTTGCCATATTCCACATTTTCAATATCAAAACCTTTGAATTTTTCACCAACATTCCTGTCCAATAGAAAATCTATGGCTGCTTCTAGTGCTAAATCTGTCTCTAGAGATGTCTATCTTGAAAATTTAGTCACAAACCGTAGAAACGGTTTAGAGCTTGCAACACCTGTGCGAGTGTTCAATCATAGAAGTTATGGAAATTTCCAGAAAGCTCGTACGAGTTTGAGAAGGAAACAAGCATCCAATAATTGTCTAACCTCTCACAGTTCAATTGATCTAATGCGTGTGAAGGGCAACTGCTTTCTACAAGTTGGATTGACCAATCTTCATGCCTTACCTCATGCATGCTATGCTGCTGGAACTGCTAATTCTCCGGCTTTTGACAGCAATTCTCGTGATGATCAGTTCCCAAACTCCACCACTTTGTCAAGCAA AGGTATATTAGGTGAAAGAACTTTGAAGCTGCTTTCAGGGTCATGCTATCTTCCCCATCCTGATAAAGAAGAAACGGGAGGAGAGGATGCTCACTTTATTTGTGTGGAGGAACATGTAGTTGGTGTTGCAGATGGTGTAGGTGGTTGGGCAGATGTTGGGATTGATGCTGGGAAGTTTGCTCGTGAACTTATGTCAAACTCGATAAATGCCATACAGGAGCAGCCTGGGGAATCAGTTGACCCTGCCAAGGTGTTAGAGAAAGCTCACTCCGGCACTACAGCTAAGGGTTCTTCAACAGCCTGCATCATATGTCTTTCTGAAAAG GGACTCCATGCTATCAATCTGGGGGATAGTGGATTCATAGTTATAAGAGATGGAAGCACTATTTTCAGATCCCCCGTTCAGCAACACGGCTTCAATTTTACTTATCAGTTGGAGAGCGGCAATGGTGGTGATTTACCCAGCTCTGGAGAG GTTTTTATGATACCTGTCGCACTGGGAGATGTCATAGTTGCCGGAACGGATGGCTTATTTGACAATCTATACAGTAATGAGATTTCAGCTGTTGTAGTTAATGCAGTTAGATCTGGGTTGGAACCTGAAGCAACCGCTCAAAACATAGCTGCTTTAGCACGCCAAAGAGCACTTGATAGGAACCGACAAACCCCATTTTCTGCTGCTGCCCAAGAGGCTGGTTATCGCTACTACGGTGGTAAGCTGGACGATATCACTGTTGTTGTCTCATACATAACAAATTTCACAAGTACATGA
- the LOC103494370 gene encoding homeobox-leucine zipper protein ATHB-40 yields MNQQQTEEHQSVQISQLYNGLYIQMLPQQGNLGESKPRRRRKKNRGSETEASSGGKKRKLTAAQVHLLESNFGSEHKLESERKDRLASELGLDPRQVAVWFQNRRARWKNKKLEEEYSNLKKLHESVVVEKCRLETELLKLKEQLIEVEKEKERVIMGERADGPLSSSSPSPSMSMEAMEMDPISLGEISPLYEEDVFYYMPENYCIYGMEWPNPYL; encoded by the exons ATGAACCAACAACAAACTGAAGAACATCAATCAGTACAAATCTCTCAGTTGTACAATGGATTATACATCCAAATGCTACCCCAACAAG GTAATCTGGGTGAGTCTAAACCGAGACGACGTCGTAAGAAGAACAGAGGATCGGAAACAGAGGCGTCATCGGGTGGGAAAAAGAGGAAGCTGACGGCGGCGCAAGTTCATCTCTTGGAGTCGAATTTTGGTAGTGAACATAAACTGGAATCGGAAAGAAAGGACCGGTTAGCGTCGGAGTTGGGATTGGATCCCCGGCAGGTGGCTGTGTGGTTTCAGAACCGCCGTGCACGGTGGAAGAATAAGAAACTTGAGGAGGAGTATTCTAATTTGAAGAAGCTTCATGAATCCGTCGTCGTTGAAAAATGCCGTCTTGAAACAGAG CTATTGAAGCTAAAAGAGCAACTGATAGAAgtagagaaagagaaagagagggtAATAATGGGAGAACGGGCTGATGGGCCTTTGAGTAGTAGCAGCCCAAGCCCATCAATGTCAATGGAAGCTATGGAGATGGACCCAATATCCCTTGGGGAAATTTCACCATTATATGAAGAAGATGTGTTTTATTACATGCCTGAAAATTATTGTATTTATGGCATGGAATGGCCTAATCCCTACCTTTGA